A region of Flavobacterium album DNA encodes the following proteins:
- a CDS encoding MarR family winged helix-turn-helix transcriptional regulator, with translation MENLNSIIFYTIDKSIKSYRQFAQKRLKEAGFTITIDQWLVLKAIEQDSLASQQQIAAAVFKDVASITRMIELLVQKGYLSRELHSADRRRFKITLTEKGEDVIEKMQPYVNANRKQALQGISEGDIKIVQEVLSKITENVT, from the coding sequence ATGGAGAATCTAAACAGTATTATCTTCTACACCATAGATAAGTCGATTAAAAGCTACAGGCAGTTTGCCCAAAAGCGGCTGAAAGAAGCAGGATTTACTATAACCATAGACCAATGGCTGGTGCTAAAGGCTATCGAACAGGACAGCTTAGCATCACAACAGCAGATAGCAGCAGCGGTATTTAAAGACGTGGCATCCATAACCCGGATGATAGAGCTGTTGGTGCAAAAAGGCTACCTGTCGCGCGAATTACATTCGGCAGACAGGAGGCGCTTTAAGATAACACTCACTGAAAAAGGAGAAGATGTCATTGAAAAAATGCAGCCATATGTGAACGCCAACAGAAAGCAGGCCTTGCAGGGCATCAGTGAGGGCGATATTAAAATAGTCCAGGAAGTGCTTTCGAAAATAACAGAAAATGTAACATAG